The following are from one region of the Bradyrhizobium septentrionale genome:
- a CDS encoding transglutaminase family protein, with product MIYDIRHVTTYSYETQVSFARCSLRLEPISGDGQQLISHSVDIRPKPAERTARRDFFGTLTDSVLIEAAHRSLRIDSRSRVSVARQPPTRDAASPPWESVRDHAFEGLSLDAASPVGYVFASALVPVLRPATAYASASFLPGGGILAGASDLMRRIRSDFKYDPKATVISTPLRDVFEKRHGVCQDFAHVMIAGLRGLGLPAAYVSGYLRTIPPPGQPRLQGADATHAWVSVWCGSELGWVGFDPTNDLMVANDHIILAIGRDFADVSPVDGVIVGARKQKLSVAVDVLPVE from the coding sequence GTGATCTACGACATACGTCACGTCACGACCTACAGCTACGAGACCCAGGTCAGCTTCGCGCGCTGCTCGCTGCGGCTGGAGCCGATCAGCGGCGACGGGCAACAGCTGATCTCGCATTCGGTCGATATCCGCCCCAAGCCCGCGGAGCGCACCGCGCGGCGCGACTTCTTCGGCACGTTGACCGATAGCGTCCTGATCGAGGCCGCGCATCGCAGCCTTCGGATCGATTCCCGCTCGCGGGTCTCGGTGGCGCGGCAGCCGCCGACGCGTGACGCGGCGAGCCCGCCCTGGGAGAGCGTGCGCGATCACGCGTTCGAAGGGTTGAGCCTCGATGCGGCCTCGCCGGTCGGCTACGTCTTTGCCAGCGCGCTGGTGCCGGTGCTGCGGCCGGCGACGGCCTACGCCTCCGCGAGCTTCTTGCCCGGAGGCGGCATCCTCGCCGGGGCGTCGGACCTGATGCGCCGCATCCGCAGCGACTTCAAATACGATCCCAAGGCGACCGTGATCTCGACGCCGCTTCGCGACGTGTTCGAGAAACGCCACGGCGTCTGCCAGGATTTTGCCCATGTGATGATCGCAGGCCTGCGCGGTCTCGGCCTGCCCGCGGCCTATGTCTCAGGCTATCTGCGCACAATTCCGCCGCCGGGCCAGCCGCGGCTGCAGGGCGCGGACGCAACCCATGCCTGGGTGTCGGTCTGGTGCGGCAGCGAACTCGGCTGGGTCGGGTTCGATCCGACCAACGATCTCATGGTCGCCAACGACCACATCATTCTCGCCATCGGCCGCGACTTCGCCGACGTCTCGCCGGTCGACGGCGTCATCGTCGGCGCGCGCAAGCAAAAGCTCAGCGTCGCGGTCGACGTGCTGCCGGTGGAGTGA
- a CDS encoding circularly permuted type 2 ATP-grasp protein, protein MTASGGQGSSQESRARPGQRRMAQWTRDYVRLPGIPDEYIAQDGAPRPVWARFFDAFAALSPADIERRFASADRHLREAGVTYRAPGDTSDRIWPLSHLPLIIDAADWRQLAAGVAQRAQLLEMVLRDLYGDGRLVADGAIPAAAIAGSSEYLRAVSGIKPPGGRYLHLYAADIGRGPDGRWWVLGDRTQAPSGAGYALENRLVLSRAFSNLYKSMNVERVAPFFEAFRDSLRASADRDEPRIGLLTPGAFSETYFEHATLARYLGFLLVEGDDLAVSGDRIHIRTVAGLKRLDVLLRRVDSNMLDPLELDASSYLGVPGLVEVLRKGGVVVANMPGSGVLEARALLGFLPNLCRRLLSEDLMMPHIATWWCGQKSAREEVLSRLDEFAIEGAYGRGVPDFPGHGPVLPGELSAADRDRLRDAISHRGIDYAGQELVRLSTTPVWENGRIAPRPFVLRVFAAATPNGWTVLPGGFCRIADRADARAVSMGDGAVSADVWVVSDKAVATSTLLPAVDTVRIRRIAGVLPSRAADNLFWLGRYLERAEATIRLIRALCTPLRDPARANSTGATPTMHSTERIQRMLVAWGAASQTARANPAKVALEALQNEEKFGSALSLVRSAQRTATSLRERLSPDAWQVITEMAERLAIEVHDDDGVVSAAELTLQELASFAGLAQENMNRAAGWRFLEMGRRAERAINTTRFARQFAYDEAGDEDLDVLLTLVDCQITYRSRYLVQPLLTPVRDLAVLDPYNPRSVAFQVAALNEHIAALPSLKEHGLIERPQRLAVAVEAMLTTAEAASLDVKTLFALEQDLLNIADAVGLHYFPHGPNASRPEKLTGLA, encoded by the coding sequence ATGACCGCATCGGGTGGGCAAGGCAGCAGTCAGGAGAGCAGGGCCCGTCCCGGTCAGCGCCGGATGGCGCAGTGGACCCGCGACTATGTCCGGCTGCCCGGCATTCCCGACGAATATATTGCTCAGGACGGCGCACCGCGGCCGGTCTGGGCCCGCTTCTTCGACGCCTTTGCCGCGCTGTCGCCGGCCGACATCGAGCGCCGCTTTGCCTCCGCCGATCGTCATCTGCGCGAGGCCGGTGTCACCTATCGCGCGCCCGGCGACACTTCCGACCGGATCTGGCCACTCAGCCATCTGCCGCTGATCATCGACGCGGCCGACTGGCGGCAGCTCGCCGCCGGCGTCGCACAGCGCGCACAGCTTCTGGAAATGGTGCTGCGGGATCTCTACGGCGACGGCCGCCTCGTCGCCGATGGCGCGATTCCTGCGGCGGCGATCGCCGGCAGCAGCGAGTATCTGCGCGCGGTCAGCGGCATCAAGCCGCCCGGTGGCCGCTACCTGCATCTCTATGCCGCCGACATCGGCCGCGGGCCTGACGGCCGCTGGTGGGTGCTCGGCGATCGTACCCAGGCGCCGTCGGGCGCCGGCTATGCGCTGGAAAATCGCCTGGTGCTGTCGCGCGCCTTTTCCAATCTCTACAAGTCGATGAATGTCGAGCGCGTCGCGCCGTTCTTCGAGGCCTTTCGCGATTCGCTTCGCGCCAGCGCCGATCGTGACGAGCCGCGGATCGGCCTGCTGACGCCGGGAGCGTTCAGCGAGACCTATTTCGAGCATGCCACGCTCGCGCGCTATCTCGGCTTCCTGCTGGTCGAGGGCGACGATCTCGCGGTCTCTGGCGACCGCATCCACATCCGCACCGTCGCCGGGCTGAAGCGGCTCGACGTGCTGCTCCGCCGCGTCGATTCCAACATGCTCGATCCGCTCGAGCTCGACGCATCCTCTTATCTCGGCGTGCCCGGCCTCGTCGAGGTCCTGCGCAAGGGCGGCGTCGTGGTCGCCAACATGCCGGGCTCCGGCGTGCTGGAAGCGCGGGCGCTGCTCGGCTTCCTGCCCAATCTCTGCCGGCGCCTGCTCTCCGAAGACCTGATGATGCCGCACATCGCGACCTGGTGGTGCGGCCAGAAGTCCGCCCGCGAAGAGGTGCTGTCGCGGCTCGACGAGTTCGCGATCGAGGGCGCCTATGGCCGCGGCGTTCCGGATTTTCCGGGCCACGGGCCGGTGCTTCCAGGCGAATTGTCGGCGGCGGACCGCGATCGCCTGAGGGACGCGATCAGCCATCGCGGCATCGACTATGCCGGCCAGGAACTGGTGCGGCTGTCGACCACGCCGGTGTGGGAAAACGGCCGCATCGCGCCGCGCCCGTTCGTGCTGCGGGTGTTCGCGGCAGCGACGCCGAACGGCTGGACCGTGCTGCCCGGCGGCTTCTGCCGGATCGCCGACCGAGCGGATGCGCGCGCGGTGTCGATGGGCGATGGCGCGGTGTCCGCCGATGTCTGGGTGGTCTCCGACAAGGCGGTTGCGACTTCGACCTTGCTGCCGGCGGTCGACACCGTGCGTATCCGCCGCATCGCCGGCGTGCTGCCGAGCCGCGCCGCCGACAATCTGTTCTGGCTCGGCCGCTACCTGGAGCGTGCCGAGGCCACCATCCGGCTGATCCGCGCGCTGTGCACGCCGCTGCGCGATCCGGCGCGGGCGAATTCGACCGGCGCTACGCCGACAATGCATTCGACCGAACGCATCCAGCGCATGCTGGTCGCCTGGGGCGCGGCCTCGCAGACCGCGCGCGCCAATCCCGCGAAGGTCGCGCTCGAGGCGTTGCAGAACGAGGAGAAGTTCGGCTCGGCGCTGTCGCTGGTGCGATCGGCGCAACGCACCGCGACCTCGCTCCGCGAGCGGCTGTCGCCGGATGCCTGGCAGGTCATCACCGAGATGGCCGAGCGGCTCGCGATCGAGGTGCATGACGACGACGGCGTCGTCAGCGCCGCCGAGCTGACCTTGCAGGAACTCGCAAGCTTCGCCGGCCTCGCGCAGGAGAACATGAACCGCGCCGCCGGCTGGCGCTTCCTCGAGATGGGCCGGCGCGCCGAGCGCGCCATCAACACCACGCGCTTTGCCCGCCAGTTCGCCTATGACGAAGCCGGCGACGAGGATCTCGACGTCCTGCTCACGCTGGTCGACTGCCAGATCACCTATCGCTCGCGCTATCTGGTGCAGCCGCTGCTCACGCCGGTGCGCGATCTCGCGGTGCTCGACCCCTACAATCCGCGCTCGGTCGCATTCCAGGTCGCCGCGCTGAACGAGCATATCGCGGCGCTGCCGAGCCTCAAGGAGCACGGCCTGATCGAGCGGCCGCAGCGGCTTGCGGTCGCGGTCGAGGCGATGTTGACGACGGCCGAAGCGGCCAGCCTCGACGTCAAGACGCTGTTCGCGCTGGAGCAGGACCTGCTCAACATCGCCGATGCGGTCGGGCTGCATTATTTCCCGCATGGACCGAACGCCAGCCGGCCGGAGAAGCTCACGGGGCTGGCGTGA
- a CDS encoding ethanolamine ammonia-lyase subunit EutB, whose translation MLYRHTIDATNYAFDDLRILLAKASPPRSGDRLAGIAADSAEEMIAARLALANVPLKQFLDEPVIPYEDDEVTRLILDSHDVAGFLPVSSLTVGGFRDWLLSDAATGDALKRISRGITPEMVAAVSKLMRNQDLILVAKKCEVTTRFRNTIGLRGRMSTRLQPNHPFDDARGITASILDGLLLGSGDACIGINPASDDPNVIGTLLRLLDDIITRLEIPTQGCVLTHVTTTLGLIGQGLPVDLVFQSIAGTEAANRSFGVDLSLLREAREAGLSLRRGTVGDNVMYFETGQGSALSANAHHQVDQQTCEARAYAVARAFDPLLVNSVVGFIGPEYLYDGKEIIRAGLEDHFCGKLLGLPLGVDVCYTNHAEADQDDMDNLLTLLAAAGVNFIICVPGADDVMLNYQSTSFHDALYIRDLFGLRRAPEFDDWLLRAGLAGPDFRLVADAERLPDLTARLLT comes from the coding sequence ATGCTCTATCGTCACACCATCGATGCCACCAACTATGCATTCGACGATCTGCGCATCCTGCTTGCCAAGGCCTCGCCGCCGCGTTCCGGCGACCGATTGGCCGGCATTGCAGCCGACAGTGCGGAGGAGATGATCGCCGCGCGGCTTGCGCTTGCCAACGTTCCGCTCAAGCAATTCCTCGATGAGCCTGTGATCCCCTATGAGGACGACGAAGTCACCCGGTTGATCCTCGACAGCCACGACGTGGCCGGCTTCCTGCCGGTGTCGTCGCTCACCGTCGGCGGCTTCCGCGACTGGTTGCTGTCGGATGCCGCCACCGGTGATGCGTTAAAGAGGATCTCGCGCGGCATCACGCCGGAGATGGTGGCGGCGGTGTCGAAGCTGATGCGCAACCAGGACCTGATCCTGGTCGCGAAGAAATGCGAGGTGACGACCCGCTTCCGCAATACCATCGGTTTGCGCGGGCGAATGAGCACGCGGCTGCAGCCGAACCATCCCTTCGACGACGCCAGGGGCATCACCGCCTCGATCCTGGACGGCCTGCTGCTGGGATCGGGCGATGCCTGCATCGGCATCAATCCGGCGAGCGACGATCCGAACGTCATCGGCACCCTGCTGCGGCTCTTGGACGACATCATCACGCGGCTGGAGATTCCGACGCAGGGTTGCGTGCTGACCCATGTCACGACCACGCTCGGATTGATCGGGCAGGGGCTGCCGGTCGATCTCGTATTCCAGTCGATCGCCGGCACCGAGGCAGCCAACCGCAGCTTCGGCGTCGACCTGTCGCTGCTGCGGGAGGCCCGCGAAGCCGGGCTGTCGCTGCGCCGCGGCACGGTCGGCGATAATGTGATGTATTTCGAGACCGGGCAGGGTTCGGCGCTGTCGGCCAACGCCCATCACCAGGTCGACCAGCAGACCTGTGAGGCGCGGGCCTATGCGGTGGCGCGCGCGTTCGATCCGCTGCTCGTCAACAGCGTGGTCGGCTTCATCGGTCCCGAATACCTCTATGACGGCAAGGAAATCATCCGCGCCGGGCTCGAGGATCATTTCTGCGGCAAGCTGCTCGGCCTGCCGCTCGGCGTCGACGTCTGCTACACCAACCACGCCGAGGCCGATCAGGACGACATGGACAATCTCCTGACGCTGCTGGCGGCCGCTGGTGTGAACTTCATCATTTGCGTGCCGGGCGCAGATGACGTTATGCTGAACTATCAGTCGACATCGTTTCACGACGCGCTCTACATCCGCGACCTGTTCGGCCTGAGGCGGGCGCCCGAATTCGACGACTGGCTGCTGCGCGCAGGCCTTGCCGGGCCGGACTTTCGCCTCGTTGCCGATGCGGAGCGGCTGCCCGACCTCACTGCCAGGCTCTTGACCTGA
- a CDS encoding B12-binding domain-containing radical SAM protein — translation MRAEGIKTARRILCVFPRYTSSFGTFEHSYPLTDGVKAFMPPQGLLLIAAYLPENWLVRFVDENLRPATAEDFEWAEAVFVSGMHIQRQQMNDICHRAHDYGLAVAIGGPSVSACPDYYPSFDYLHVGELGDATNELIKRLAEDTSRPAEQVVLKTLDRLPMTEFPLPAYELAETKKYFLGSIQFSSGCPYQCEFCDIPGLYGRNPRLKSPQQIIAELDKLRACGATDTVYFVDDNFIGNRKAAAELLPHLIEWQKRTGYVTRLACEATLNIAKRPEILEKMREAFFVTIFVGIETPDPDALKAMHKDQNMMVPILEGVRTINSFGMEVVSGIIMGLDTDKPQTGDALLSFVEESRIPLLTINLLQALPKTPLWDRLEKAGRLIDDDSRDSNVQFLLPYEDVVSSWRKCMELAYEPETLFKRYQHQCEYTYANRIKVPVSPEMKSWANIRRGLIMLRNIFWKVGVLGDYKRVFWKFALGRLKRGDIEGLISATLVAHHLITFARAASSGRQNASNYSLRLREASVPAE, via the coding sequence ATGAGAGCTGAGGGCATAAAGACAGCACGGCGTATCCTCTGCGTCTTTCCGCGCTATACGTCGTCGTTTGGGACCTTCGAGCACTCCTATCCCCTCACGGACGGTGTCAAGGCGTTCATGCCACCGCAGGGACTGCTGCTGATCGCGGCATACCTCCCCGAGAACTGGCTGGTTCGCTTCGTCGACGAGAACCTGCGTCCGGCGACGGCGGAGGATTTCGAGTGGGCAGAAGCCGTGTTCGTCAGCGGTATGCACATCCAGCGCCAGCAGATGAACGACATCTGCCACCGCGCGCATGACTATGGCCTGGCGGTCGCGATCGGGGGGCCGTCGGTCAGTGCCTGTCCGGACTACTATCCCTCGTTCGACTACCTTCATGTCGGTGAACTCGGGGACGCGACCAACGAACTGATCAAGCGCCTCGCGGAGGACACCAGCCGTCCTGCCGAGCAGGTGGTGCTCAAGACCCTCGATCGCCTGCCGATGACGGAATTCCCGCTGCCGGCCTACGAGCTCGCCGAAACCAAGAAGTACTTTCTCGGCAGCATCCAGTTCTCCTCGGGCTGCCCCTATCAGTGCGAGTTCTGCGACATCCCCGGGCTCTATGGCCGCAATCCGCGCCTGAAATCGCCGCAGCAGATCATCGCCGAGCTCGACAAGCTGCGTGCATGCGGCGCGACCGACACCGTCTATTTCGTCGACGACAATTTCATCGGCAACCGCAAGGCGGCAGCCGAACTGCTGCCGCATCTGATCGAGTGGCAGAAGCGGACCGGCTATGTCACACGCCTCGCCTGCGAGGCGACGCTCAACATCGCCAAGCGGCCCGAGATCCTGGAGAAGATGCGCGAAGCCTTCTTCGTGACGATCTTCGTCGGCATCGAGACGCCGGATCCCGACGCGCTGAAGGCGATGCACAAGGATCAGAACATGATGGTTCCGATCCTGGAAGGCGTGCGCACCATCAATTCCTTCGGCATGGAGGTCGTCTCCGGCATCATCATGGGGCTCGATACCGACAAGCCGCAGACCGGTGACGCGCTGCTCTCCTTTGTCGAGGAGTCCCGGATTCCGCTCCTCACCATCAACCTGCTGCAGGCGCTGCCGAAGACGCCGCTGTGGGATCGCCTCGAAAAGGCGGGACGGCTGATCGATGACGACAGCCGCGACTCCAACGTGCAGTTTCTGCTGCCCTACGAGGACGTGGTCAGTTCCTGGCGCAAATGCATGGAGCTCGCCTACGAGCCCGAGACGCTGTTTAAGCGCTACCAGCACCAATGCGAATATACCTATGCCAACCGCATCAAGGTGCCGGTCAGCCCGGAGATGAAGAGCTGGGCCAATATCCGGCGCGGGCTGATCATGCTGCGCAACATCTTCTGGAAGGTCGGCGTGCTCGGCGACTACAAGCGCGTGTTCTGGAAGTTTGCGCTCGGCCGGCTCAAGCGCGGCGACATCGAGGGGCTGATCTCGGCGACCCTGGTGGCACATCACTTGATCACGTTTGCGCGTGCAGCCTCCAGCGGCCGACAGAACGCCTCGAACTACTCGCTCCGGCTGCGCGAGGCTTCCGTTCCCGCTGAATAG
- a CDS encoding sensor domain-containing diguanylate cyclase, with product MNGLVQKPKAVPTKRLLALGIGLILCFSAICAAILWEMADKDYRHAKEGATNLIASIASEIDRTIELYDLSLQAVADGVKLPDLGKISPELRQVVLFDRTSTAKDLGSILVLNAAGDVTRDSRTLTPRTANFADRDFFRAHRTRADSGLFISSPWVTSDGEYLISLSRRISNDDRSFAGVVAGSMRLSYFHNLFRKLNFGSGDSMALFNADGAILMRAPFDISKIGQSIRDSLVFKQYPARQSGSYMTKSIVDHVNRLYVFQEVGHRRLIIAEGLSLDGIYADWWQQLWLIGGVVAALGGFAIILMFYLLAALKRRAAAEDRLAHLASTDALTGLANRRRLDDTLDVEWRRGMRAKAPVSLLMIDVDHFKAFNDTYGHQAGDAVLATVGRCIAASTKRATDLGARYGGEEFSVLLPGIGKAGALEVAEQIRAKLTAARESEHELPTVSIGLSCLVPDHERTSRDLLKAADLALYQAKHEGRDRVVVSPIGWDKSGKRHVA from the coding sequence ATGAACGGGCTTGTGCAAAAGCCGAAGGCGGTGCCGACCAAACGGCTGCTCGCGCTCGGAATAGGCCTCATCCTGTGCTTTTCGGCGATCTGCGCCGCCATTCTCTGGGAGATGGCGGACAAGGACTACCGGCACGCAAAGGAAGGCGCGACCAACCTCATCGCCTCCATCGCCAGCGAGATCGACCGCACCATCGAGCTTTATGACCTCTCGCTGCAAGCCGTCGCCGATGGCGTCAAGCTGCCGGACCTCGGAAAGATCAGTCCCGAGCTTCGCCAGGTCGTGCTGTTCGACCGCACCTCCACCGCCAAGGATCTCGGCTCGATCCTCGTGCTGAATGCAGCAGGAGACGTCACGCGCGATTCCAGAACATTGACGCCGCGGACCGCAAATTTCGCCGATCGGGACTTCTTCAGGGCGCATCGGACGCGAGCGGACAGCGGACTGTTCATCAGTTCTCCGTGGGTCACCTCGGACGGCGAATATTTGATCAGCCTGAGCCGCCGCATCAGCAATGACGACAGGTCTTTCGCTGGCGTGGTCGCCGGCAGCATGCGGCTCAGCTACTTCCACAATCTGTTTCGCAAGCTGAATTTCGGCTCCGGTGACAGCATGGCGCTGTTCAACGCCGACGGCGCCATACTGATGCGGGCACCGTTCGACATCAGCAAGATCGGGCAAAGCATCAGGGACTCCCTGGTCTTCAAGCAGTATCCTGCACGGCAATCCGGCTCCTACATGACGAAATCGATCGTCGATCATGTCAACCGGCTCTATGTCTTCCAGGAGGTCGGACACCGCCGCCTGATCATCGCCGAGGGTCTCTCGCTCGACGGCATCTATGCCGACTGGTGGCAGCAGTTGTGGCTGATCGGCGGCGTGGTGGCCGCGCTCGGCGGCTTCGCGATCATCCTGATGTTCTATCTGCTGGCCGCGCTCAAACGACGCGCCGCCGCGGAAGACCGGCTCGCACACCTCGCCAGCACCGATGCGCTGACCGGCCTCGCCAACCGCCGCCGCCTCGACGATACCCTTGACGTCGAATGGCGTCGCGGCATGCGCGCAAAGGCGCCGGTCTCGCTTCTGATGATCGACGTCGATCATTTCAAGGCGTTCAACGACACGTACGGACATCAGGCCGGCGATGCCGTGCTCGCCACCGTGGGGCGCTGCATCGCAGCCAGCACCAAGCGCGCAACCGATCTCGGCGCGCGTTATGGCGGTGAGGAGTTCTCGGTGCTGCTGCCCGGCATCGGCAAGGCAGGCGCCTTGGAAGTTGCCGAGCAGATTCGGGCGAAGCTGACGGCCGCGCGCGAATCCGAGCATGAGTTACCGACCGTCAGCATCGGATTGTCCTGCCTCGTCCCTGATCACGAGCGCACATCGCGCGATCTGCTCAAGGCCGCGGACCTCGCGCTCTATCAAGCCAAGCATGAAGGCCGCGACCGCGTCGTCGTCAGCCCGATCGGGTGGGATAAATCGGGCAAGCGGCACGTCGCCTGA
- the eutC gene encoding ethanolamine ammonia-lyase subunit EutC produces the protein MTTPPAPSSPSPMSASLADLRELTPARVGLGRSGASLPTNALLAFTLDHARARDAVHAAFDLGGIAAGLAGLGITPLEVSSQAQSRRDYLRRPDLGRMLDSASRRSLESSGVTACSCAIVIGDGLSPTAVNVHAVELIRHLAPRLKADGIDAGAVIAASGARVALGDEIGTILGARMLVMLIGERPGLSAPDSLGAYLTFAPRIGLTDADRNCISNIHRAGLSYAEAAFRIAWLVREGLARQITGVALKDESGGGSSRNALPGCGKSDT, from the coding sequence ATGACAACACCGCCGGCGCCATCGTCCCCTTCGCCAATGTCCGCTTCGCTTGCTGATCTGCGCGAACTCACGCCGGCGCGCGTCGGTCTCGGCCGGTCCGGGGCCAGCCTACCGACCAATGCGCTGCTCGCATTCACGCTCGATCACGCCCGCGCCCGCGATGCCGTCCACGCGGCCTTCGATCTCGGCGGGATTGCCGCCGGTCTTGCCGGCCTCGGCATCACACCGCTCGAAGTGTCGAGCCAGGCGCAGAGCCGGCGCGACTATCTGCGCCGGCCCGATCTCGGACGCATGCTGGATTCCGCTTCGAGGCGGTCGCTCGAGAGCAGCGGCGTCACCGCGTGCTCCTGCGCCATCGTGATCGGCGACGGCCTGTCGCCGACCGCGGTCAATGTGCACGCCGTCGAACTGATCCGGCATCTCGCGCCGCGGCTTAAGGCCGACGGGATCGACGCCGGCGCGGTGATCGCAGCATCGGGCGCGCGGGTCGCGCTGGGTGACGAGATCGGCACGATCCTCGGCGCGCGCATGCTGGTGATGCTGATCGGCGAACGGCCCGGCCTGTCCGCGCCGGACAGTCTGGGCGCCTATCTCACCTTCGCGCCGCGAATCGGCCTCACCGATGCCGACCGCAACTGCATCTCCAACATCCACCGCGCCGGGCTGAGCTATGCGGAAGCCGCATTCAGGATCGCCTGGCTTGTGCGTGAGGGCCTGGCACGCCAGATCACCGGGGTCGCGTTGAAAGATGAAAGCGGCGGTGGATCGTCCAGGAATGCGCTACCGGGGTGTGGCAAATCAGATACTTGA
- a CDS encoding methyl-accepting chemotaxis protein has product MASRFSLAARLYSTFALIAALTAAITVLSDYNARRNAELTEAVDLASRAALNVERVNSLVYAVVMESRGIYMSTDPAAVKKYGDGLLAFNERILGVVRNWETLVQADDASQFAVFKQRIEQFVEFRKELVRRGIEIGAAAGREWGDNDANRNVRTALNKDLEALSKVYAERSKKLAQQTDTNRAMALLLTGLGAAALIVVVLGVLIIARSVARPLSQITTTIKRVAEGADHVEVPHVGRRDEIGALAGAIKVFQEAMDRNRSLNAQVAQDSEARDARGRHIETSLETFRSTIGSVLRAVQDNATTMRDTAQTIANVAAGASGRAVAAAGATEQASSNVAAVAGAAEELSASVEEIGRQVKQSSGAVDQAGARTDRSITEIEGLAATTQRIDGVLNLIQAIAEQTNLLALNATIEAARAGDAGRGFAVVAHEVKALAGQTAKATAEISENVGLIQASTRNSVAAVREIGQAVREISNVTANIASAIGQQDAATREISANAHMAAQGNETLVTNVGSLRDDMDQTSKAAESVLAASNDLTATAATLSREVEQFFRNLRSDAA; this is encoded by the coding sequence ATGGCATCCCGATTCTCGCTTGCTGCCAGGCTGTACTCGACGTTTGCGCTGATCGCGGCGCTGACCGCGGCCATCACCGTGCTGTCCGACTACAACGCGCGGCGCAACGCCGAGCTGACCGAGGCCGTCGACCTCGCCAGCCGTGCCGCGCTCAATGTCGAGCGGGTCAATTCGCTGGTCTATGCCGTGGTGATGGAATCCCGCGGCATCTACATGTCGACCGATCCGGCGGCGGTGAAGAAATACGGCGACGGACTGCTGGCGTTCAACGAGCGCATCCTCGGCGTGGTGAGGAACTGGGAAACCCTGGTGCAAGCCGACGACGCCAGCCAGTTCGCGGTGTTCAAGCAGCGCATCGAGCAATTCGTCGAATTCCGCAAGGAGCTGGTCCGCCGCGGCATCGAGATCGGCGCCGCAGCCGGGCGTGAATGGGGCGACAACGACGCCAACCGCAACGTGCGCACTGCGCTGAACAAGGATCTCGAGGCACTTTCCAAGGTCTACGCCGAGCGCAGCAAGAAGCTGGCGCAGCAGACCGACACCAACCGCGCAATGGCGCTGCTGCTGACCGGGCTCGGCGCGGCGGCCCTGATCGTGGTGGTGCTGGGCGTGCTGATCATCGCCCGCTCGGTGGCCCGCCCGCTGTCGCAGATCACCACGACCATCAAGCGCGTCGCCGAGGGCGCCGACCATGTTGAAGTGCCGCATGTCGGCCGCCGCGACGAGATCGGTGCGCTGGCCGGCGCCATCAAGGTCTTCCAGGAGGCGATGGACCGCAACCGCAGCCTGAACGCCCAGGTCGCGCAGGACTCCGAGGCGCGCGATGCACGCGGCCGGCATATCGAGACCTCGCTCGAAACGTTCCGCAGCACCATCGGATCGGTGCTCCGCGCGGTGCAGGACAACGCAACCACGATGCGCGACACCGCGCAGACCATCGCAAACGTCGCGGCAGGCGCCAGCGGCCGCGCGGTGGCGGCGGCAGGCGCGACCGAACAGGCCTCGAGCAACGTTGCCGCGGTGGCGGGCGCGGCCGAAGAACTCTCCGCCTCGGTCGAGGAGATCGGCCGTCAGGTCAAGCAGTCGTCCGGCGCGGTCGATCAGGCCGGTGCGCGCACCGACCGCTCGATCACCGAGATCGAGGGGCTTGCGGCCACCACCCAGCGCATCGACGGCGTGCTGAACCTGATCCAGGCGATCGCCGAGCAGACCAACCTGCTCGCGCTGAACGCCACCATCGAGGCCGCCCGCGCCGGCGATGCCGGCCGCGGCTTCGCCGTCGTCGCGCACGAGGTCAAGGCGCTGGCCGGGCAGACCGCGAAGGCAACCGCCGAGATCAGCGAGAATGTCGGCCTGATCCAGGCTTCGACCCGCAACTCGGTGGCCGCCGTGCGCGAGATCGGCCAGGCGGTGCGCGAGATCAGCAACGTCACCGCCAACATCGCAAGCGCGATCGGCCAGCAGGACGCCGCCACGCGCGAAATCTCCGCCAACGCGCACATGGCCGCCCAGGGCAACGAGACCCTGGTGACCAATGTCGGCTCGCTCCGCGACGATATGGACCAGACCAGCAAGGCGGCGGAATCGGTGCTCGCGGCCTCGAACGATCTGACCGCAACCGCCGCGACGCTGTCGCGCGAGGTCGAGCAGTTCTTCCGCAACCTGCGCAGCGACGCCGCCTAG